GCTGTCAAGGCGGAACCAGACTCGTGGGACAGGATGCACAGACCCAGAACTCCTCCTGAAAGCCTGGTGGGAGCACGGCTCCGAGTGGAGCATGTTTATAGCTCCCTGGTGGGGGCGCTGGAGGACTCTGAGAAGATGTGGACTGTGAGAGGGGTCTTGGGAGTGATGGAGGAAGGACGCTTCAACATGAACGTTTAGTCACCTGTTTTTGTGGCTTTTAGGGTTTTTTAGGCGCCGTGACTTGTGGTCTTTTGTATTGTTGAACATGTCTAAATAGATCTTAATAAATGATGTGGTAAAgtcaagtctctctctctctctctctctctctctctctctctctctctctctctctctctctctcccccccccccccctccctctctctctctcccactccccATCGACTGGAGCAAcactgagctgattcagagaaTCAGTCTGtatctctgtcccctcaccccaaccggaacagcaggaagcctcctctgagcctggttctgcagggttctcctctgagcctggttctgcagggttctcctcctctgagcctggttctgcagggttctcctcctctgagcctggttctgcagggttctcctcctctgagcctggttctgcagggtcctcctcctctgagcctggttctgcagggttctcctcctctgagcctggttctgcagggttctcctcctctgagcctggttctgcagggttcttccttttccaaggtatttttttctttccagagaCTCTTCTTGCTCTCTTCTCTGTGAAAGCAGCCTGGACATGTGTTGTATTCGGTGCTTTATacataaagttgaattgaattgaatggaaTCAGGTTTGTAATAACTCTTCGCCTCACATTAACAGATTCATTGTTGTATCTTTTTGtcatatttgatgtttttgtctttgtgattTGCCCTTTTTAAAGACAATGACTGTTCTCTCATTTAACCAAATGATTCCAgcttattgtctttttttaatcacccTTGAGTGTGTGAAGTTTGCTCCAGCACTGTTTCAGTTGACATAGTTTGTGGTTTCTAatcttttttcttgatttttgtgcttctgagTTACTGTATGTCCTGGTCCACCGGTCTGTAATGTAGCGTTGAAATAATAAAGTGAACATATGAATGTGAAGTAAACATCATTGCAGTTTGTCGGTTTGTCTTTATCAAAATGCATGTTGTGAATGTTGCTTTCCCATGATGAATATTTGCAAAATAGCCCTGGAGAACGATGCCTGGCTTGATATGAAATGATCAGGAGTCACACACTGCACTGGACAGGTCTGACACACTGCTGGAGTCGGTGTCTGAATGTAGTGAAGGTACTGACGTTCAGATGATCGTTCGCAGATGAAGCCGATGCGGTCAGTGCAGTAGAAGTCATTCCAGTTGGCGTCGTGGATGAGGCCGGCGCAGTCCTCGCCATCCTCATGACCGTGGGTCCAGTTATCAGGCTGCCCCGGCTTCCACTTCCTGGTGATAATCAGGAGGAGAACGACTcagacctggagaggacagcgTCACGTCAAACATCAAGATACACTGGGAAATGCTCCACTCACTTAAAGATGGGTAAAGTCCCATCCACCCACTTCCAGAcgttttcttcctccctgtccGTGAGTCCCAGCCAGAAGTAGCCTTTACCCGCGATCGCTTTTCTGATGAATTGCTAATGATAGAAGAACAGACATGACAAAACCAGCTTGTGCATTTTCTAAAAAACAGGTCAGACATTACAGTGTTGACTGGAACGTACCTGCTCCTCGTCGTCATTGATGATGAGCAGATGAGCCGACCTGTTGGAGCAGAACTGGAGGGCCTCGTCGAAGTTGAGTCTCTGAGCGCCGGAGGAGAAGAAGTagcagctgcttccagactTCCTGAAGTCGCCGTGGCAGCCTGGAAGAGTTCAGCTCATTACAGGAGGAGTGCTGGACGGCAGCAGGCGGCGTGGTGGACAGGAGCCTCACCGGGGTCCGGGGTGGGACCGGCGGGGGTCTGGACCTGCCGGGACCCCGGGCCCTGCGGCTCCTTGGTGGCATCCGGCGGTCTGGGCTCCTCAGACACCGTGGTGGGCTGGGTGGGCTGACGGGGCCTCAGAACGACTGGAGGGACCGGTGCCGGCAGCCCTggcagacctggaggaccagggggccCAATGGGGCCCACAGGCCCCCGAGGCCCCTCTGACCCTACAGGGCCCAGCGCTCCCCTGGGGCCCTGAGGTCCTGTTGGTCCTGGCATCCCTGGCTGTCCATCGAGACCTGGAAGCCCCGGCGCGCCGGGCTCTCCCTTCTCTCCAGGGGTTCCAGATCGACCTCCAGGCCCTCTGGATCCTTTAGCTCCTGGAAGGCCTCGGGGTCCAGCTGTGCCTTTTGGCCCAGCGACCCCCGGAGGTCCAGCAGCACCTCTCTCTCCCTTGGGTCCCACCAGTCCCAGTAAGCCTTTCTCTCCTTTATCTCCTTTAGGTCCAGACTGGCCCACTGGTCCCTGTGGACCCTTGTCTCCTTTGGGGCCTTTGGGACCTGGTGGACCTGGGCCATAGTGACAGCGGGTGAGAGGACGGCCGGGGACAGAGTGagccagaggacagaggacaggagtgAGAGGACGGCCGGGGACAGAGTGAAGCGAGCCGGGCGGTCTTACCTCGCAGGATGGTGAAGTTGGTGATGAGCTGGGAGTGCCTGCTGTCCAccagcttcagctcctccatcatggcCGCCAGGCTGCCGACCTCCCGGTCCAGCCGGGCCTCCAGCCGGTCCTGCTGGGCGCTCAGCCGGCCGCCGTCCTCCCGGGCCTCCAGCACCGTGGCgttcagaaccagcagcaggtccgAGTGGCGCAGGACCGTCTCGGCGCAGGACCGCAGGCCGTTCAGGTCCGAGCTGATGACGCCCAGGATCTGAGCGGCAACGCTCACGTTTCCCGTCACCTGGTCCAGGTCGCTCTCCTGGCTGTCCAGGCGGGCTTCCATCTCGTCGAACCGGAGAGAGGTGGCGTTATCGTGGTCTCTCTGCCGGTCCATCAGCTCTCGTAAGCTCTGGTCGTGACCCTCGCTGACGGCTGAGGCGTTCTGGATCTGGCTGGCCAGAGTACTGAGCTGGACTCCCAGGTCATCCAGAGCGTCCCCGTTGGTCTTTGCCAGGGCAGAGTTGTTAGCTGCCAACACCTGGAGGTTCTGGACCTTCTCTTTCAGCCACTCGGTGTCGGTTCGCATCTGACGGGCGGTTTGCTGCAGAACCTGATAGTCGTTCTTCAGCCTCTGAACCGCCTGACCCACATCCTCCACAGTctgatgcagagcactgagcaGACCTCGCTGCTGGGTCTGCGTGATGTTCAGGGTGTCCACCCTGACCTGGGtctggctctgctctgtggCCTGGCCCTGGATCTCTGACTGCAACCGAGCGGTGTCGGTCTGGAGGTCATCGATCATTCCACTGTAAGACGCCAGAGTCCGGTTGACCCCTTGAAGGCAGGCAGTGTTGCTCTCCAGAAAACTCTGCAAGGACACGTGGCCGTTCTGCATGTCGTCTCCCGAGACCCGGAGTTCTTCAAGTACGTCACTGTTGCTGGTTGTTCTCAGGACAACGTCATTCAGCTGGTTCCGCAGTGCCTCCAGGTCTGTCTTGAACATTTTGATTTCACTTGAGGCATGAACAGAtttttctcctgtctggttATCTGAAGAGGtcaaatacaaagaaaactgaGTTGAAATGACAGTAATGTGACTGGGTGCAGTCACAGTGTCAGGCTTCCTGAAGCCTCGGCATGAAAATGCTGATCAACACGTCAATTTAGAGAGccacagtggtgcagtgagtATTCTTCGGTTTCCTGCCACATGGGAATATGTGTTCGTCTGCGGACAGGAGAACCGGTCCATCTGGTCTTAGGTACCCAGAAGCACAAAGCCCCCCAGCCCACACCTCTCCAAGATCAAGGCAAAGACATCAGCTGGACCCGACAGCATCAGCTCCAGACTCCTGGACCGGACCATCGGCTCCAGACTCCCTGAGCCCTGTGCAGATAAACTGTGTGGAGTTATGGAGCATGTCTCCAACCTGAGCCTGAATCAATCGAGAGCAGTACCACATCTCTGGAAGACCTGCTGTGTGGAACCAGtggcaaaaacaacacatgccAGAGGTCTCAGCAGCTTGGGGTCAGTGGTTCTGACTGATCCTGGGACAGCTCCGGTCCATGGACCCACTGTAGGTCATCTCCTGGCATTGGTGTGGAGGATGTGGTCATCTCCTGCTACATGCTGCTCTAGCTTATCTGAGAAACCCGTCAGCGTGGCGACAATCGTGTTTAACACCATCCAGCTGGTgctcctgaaaaacaaaccGGAGAGGGCCGGGCTGGACCTTCATCTGGCTAAGtgggttctggactggagctggGACTGCGTCTGACGTTCTGACCTACAGTGtgggttccccccccccctccaggggAACATCTTGGATCCTTCCTCTTCACTCTCTACACTGCAAATTTCAGTGTAGAGAGTGTTCAGCAGAAGTTCTCAGACAGCTCTAGATCACTGGCCTGGTCACTGAGCACTAACGAGGAGTACAGAGGACTGACACAGTACTGTCAGTCTAACCATTTCAACATGGTATCTGGTGGCTGTATATGTCCTgggggtgtgaatgtgactgaccACCAGCTGATATTTGTGCTGCTTTGAACAAAAGAAAGATCACAGAATGGATGAATGGTGGCAGAAATGTGTGTGGAAATGTGTGCGGAATCAGTGGAGCCCATGTTTGATGGTGTTGGTGTCAAGGTAGGATACAGAAAGTCACTCCTGACTTATTGAATCAGGCGCTGGTCTTCCACTAACTGAAGTCCATGTGATGCCTCTTGGTTAtcaaagacccccccccccccccccccccgcgacgATCAATGATGAATTTGAACCAACATTAAATTTGTGTACAACTGTGTGCAACCAAACGCTTCCATTCATTGTGATGATGGAACTGGAGTTTCTGTGGTGTCTTTAGGTGATGCTTGTTGATTTTACCAGTCTTCTCTGTGACAGGAAGAGTCGATGGTAGAAAACTGCTTTTTCATGCATGTATAGTGATATTGAGCAGAACTGAGTAAAGCTTTTGGCTCCCCCCTCATCAGCCATCCTTGCTGTTAGCCCCTCTGGTTGAACGGTGTTTCAGGCGGTCGCTGTGTGGCTGAACATACAGACCTAGTTTCCTCAAATCTGTCTCCACAGCGTTGATCTTGCCTCCATAGTTCTGCATGCCCTCGGTGACATTGTCCATTCTCTGGACCACTGGAAAAGAGAGATCTGAAGTGAGACGGTGAGCCACCagagcagggacagcaggaTCTGCTCACAGCACTTCAACCCGGGGCTGATGGGACCATAAAGGCTGTGAGAGACCAGCAGCAGGGCAGGCTGAGCCGGCTCCCGCTCGCGTCAACCTGCGGTTCACGAGACAACAAACTTTCACCAAGCCGTAAAATGTGGTGTGGGTTGTTCAGTCAGGGCTCATCTGGAAGACATTAGAGCCAAACTATCCACATCACATCACTTCATCGCACCACACACCCCAAAGCTGAAAAAGCTGTCAGCAGCACTCAGAAGGCCTTATCCAGATCAGAGCTGAACTCATAGATGTGTTAGTAGATAAGGCATCCATGCATGGATAAATGCTTTGtgctttaaagcgacactaaggaacttttcaaccttaataaaacattttaatatcttttgtgatgatacatcgacttacagctagttgaatgaccctctgtcacggcctgagggcgtcagtattgtgTGGGACACATGAACAGATAATGGgagcccccccccaaaaaaactgtttaagtTCAtgcatttaattacatttttcagtttatttaatttaataacaGTTACACTATATGTTGTTTAAACTGTCTTGTTGATGATGTTTATTTTCAGAAGTTGATTACAGCTAAGGATAATGCAGGCACTGTAAACACGGGACTAACTACAGATGATACAGAAAACAGTAACACATTAAACAGACAATAGTCAGCATAGCTATGTGTAATGTGCGGCACAGAAGCGGGCAGCTACCTTGGGGTCCTGTGTAATTGAGGACCAGCACGAATAGCATTGGAAGCTGTGTTAGCGAGCTGTCTGCGTgatgctgtgtttctgtgctttgcAGAATAAAAATGGATCCTCATGCCACCACACACTGAAGACTTCTTGTTGCCTTTGTCTAAGTGTGTAACAATTGTTTTCatttggactaagcaactgtgaggagggtggtaggaaccctgcacactaacaAACTCcacatgtgcggactgctttacagcatgcgtcacatcatgatctAACATtatttagccaccattagattcatgacctcgtcgctatccgtccttcacacagccgccggaaacaaatgaaggcgagttcagtccgacagcacgccaccgggagcagcattgaATTATGAAAAAGTTCACAATagcatgtggctgctgtctctAATCACCAACTTTTTAcacaaactgtaaaaactgtcTTTCCATGTCAAATGCAGAGAGCAAATTATAAACAGATAAAATCTCTCAAAGCATATTCTCCGTTTCCATACTGTCAACAGCTTGGTACCAATTAAATTTTACAAAGATTGTTTCTCTTTTAAGGCGAACAAACTGAAGCTCCGAATGTGCAGATTTAGTGAATATTTAGTGAGACTCCTGATATGAAAtgagtgtgatttttattttgggaCATGAACGCACCACCAGCAGAGCGAGAGCCGTCCTTCACTGTCCTGTTGTCTCACAGTTCACTGAAATAACTGGACTGTTCGTCTCTGACACCCTGTCCCTTTCTCAGGCCCACAGCCTGAGGTCGCGTCTCGCCCAGTGATGTTGGGTCAAAACTAAATATCACGCCGGTGGCTAACAgtgaagctaacagctgactgatgcCAGTAActaagctaagctagctagctaaacatgcTGCTTTTACAGAGTGTGTCTCTGAAACGGCACTGCATGTTGCGTGTCTCCTGGCTAATGCAACGCCATGGTTTTTATAGTCATGCCGACTATTATTATTGGTTTTTTAAGTCCTTACGATGGCCGAGTGATCTGTTTGGTTGAGAAATGTCAGGTGTGGCGTAGCCGTGGCGTGGGGCATGGGCGTGGCATGGGGCGTGGCGTTGTGGTGTCACGTGGGGCGTGGTGTGGGGCGTGGTGTGGGGCGTGGTGTGTGGCGTGGGGTGTGGGGCGTGGTGTGTGGCGTGGGGTGTGGGGCGTGGTGTGGGGTGTGTGGCATGGTGTGGGGCgaggtgtggggcgtggcgtgTGGCGTGGGGTGTGGGGCGTGGTGTGGGGTGTGTGGCATGGTGTGGGGCGTGGCATGGGGCGTGGCGTTGTGGTGTCACGTGGGGCGTGGTGTGGGGCGTGGTGTGGGGCGTGGTGTGTGGCGTGGGGTGTGGGGCGTGGTGTGTGGCGTGGGGTGTGGGGCGTGGTGTGGGG
The genomic region above belongs to Salarias fasciatus unplaced genomic scaffold, fSalaFa1.1, whole genome shotgun sequence and contains:
- the LOC115384596 gene encoding collectin-12-like is translated as MAVEVARAFVSTWVACFGTPLDVASDRGPQFTSELWTAPPYDGPFRVLEAEPKAFVLDVGGRPVRVSVDRLFCRRSQWRWRSPRDGDVPPSRLLPWELRPCYPAVRSCSCRCGGIQEGTECTKCKNDWALRAAIALLYVLCALLTIAVAVLGFKVVQRMDNVTEGMQNYGGKINAVETDLRKLDNQTGEKSVHASSEIKMFKTDLEALRNQLNDVVLRTTSNSDVLEELRVSGDDMQNGHVSLQSFLESNTACLQGVNRTLASYSGMIDDLQTDTARLQSEIQGQATEQSQTQVRVDTLNITQTQQRGLLSALHQTVEDVGQAVQRLKNDYQVLQQTARQMRTDTEWLKEKVQNLQVLAANNSALAKTNGDALDDLGVQLSTLASQIQNASAVSEGHDQSLRELMDRQRDHDNATSLRFDEMEARLDSQESDLDQVTGNVSVAAQILGVISSDLNGLRSCAETVLRHSDLLLVLNATVLEAREDGGRLSAQQDRLEARLDREVGSLAAMMEELKLVDSRHSQLITNFTILRGPPGPKGPKGDKGPQGPVGQSGPKGDKGEKGLLGLVGPKGERGAAGPPGVAGPKGTAGPRGLPGAKGSRGPGGRSGTPGEKGEPGAPGLPGLDGQPGMPGPTGPQGPRGALGPVGSEGPRGPVGPIGPPGPPGLPGLPAPVPPVVLRPRQPTQPTTVSEEPRPPDATKEPQGPGSRQVQTPAGPTPDPGCHGDFRKSGSSCYFFSSGAQRLNFDEALQFCSNRSAHLLIINDDEEQQFIRKAIAGKGYFWLGLTDREEENVWKWVDGTLPIFKKWKPGQPDNWTHGHEDGEDCAGLIHDANWNDFYCTDRIGFICERSSELEAPV